The proteins below come from a single Bubalus kerabau isolate K-KA32 ecotype Philippines breed swamp buffalo chromosome 19, PCC_UOA_SB_1v2, whole genome shotgun sequence genomic window:
- the LOC129634479 gene encoding translation initiation factor IF-2-like: MGFPDSSVDPENGESQSSPRAEEASRPIALGPGRRGEPAPRRATYRLPARPAPGPLASSRATKPSLRRRPTARPAHPPRRRRASLPSPGPAPQGTRAAAGTKREPPARARPPRRRPSSAALTCRRPRAWAAAPAAAAASLVVVALARRLRPPPPRSLSLPPPPALMRDPRFVLRSPRPGKGAQRPQKAPRPPPAAAPPLSVRTGGHRARLRGSERAPRGPPVGLGEAEGGAAARGFSARRQKRSASRRGGGWRAPEPAEGYAEEGCASERRALCRCSREGESGSTSPAVTPSRAPPSWKKRGSRGRGASREDWLGGPSIPAGSAHRLARRGLPAWTQGRGAGPGSAREGAALCSAPNRRLRPPPACRRRSAKAAGKGKWLAGCSSQSH; this comes from the exons atgggcttccccgatagctcagttg ACCCCGAAAACGGCGAGAGTCAGAGCTCCCCTAGGGCGGAGGAGGCCAGCCGGCCCATAGCCCTGGGCCCGGGCCGGAGGGGCGAGCCCGCTCCGAGAAGGGCCACCTACCGACTGCCCGCACGCCCCGCCCCGGGCCCGCTCGCGTCCTCTCGGGCGACGAAACCCTCCCTCCGGCGGCGCCCA ACCGCGCGCCCTGCGCACCCGCCCCGGAGGCGGCGGGCGTCCCTGCCCTCGCCGGGACCGGCCCCGCAGGGCACTCGGGCGGCCGCGGGGACAAAGCGGGAGCCGCCGGCCCGGGCCCGTCCTCCCCGGCGCAGGCCGTCCTCGGCCGCACTGACCTGTCGTCGCCCCCGCGCCTGGGCCGCGGCCCCCGCAGCAGCGGCCGCCTCGCTGGTCGTCGTCGCCCTCGCCCGCCGCCTCCGCCCGCCACCGCCTCGTTCCCTGTCGCTGCCGCCACCGCCGGCGCTCATGCGGGACCCGCGCTTCGTTCTCCGGAGTCCGAGACCGGGAAAGGGGGCGCAGCGGCCGCAAAAAGCCCcgcgcccgccgcccgccgccgctCCACCGCTGTCCGTCCGCACCGGGGGTCACAGGGCCCGCCTGCGGGGCTCAGAGCGAGCGCCGAGGGGCCCTCCTGTAGGGCTCGGAGAAGCCGAGGGAGGCGCAGCCGCCCGCGGGTTCAGCGCCCGTCGGCAGAAGCGAAGCGCAAGTCGGCGCGGCGGCGGATGGCGAGCGCCCGAGCCGGCTGAGGGCTACGCAGAGGAGGGGTGCGCAAGTGAGCGGAGGGCGCTGTGTCGATGCTCCCGCGAAGGCGAGTCGGGCTCTACCTCTCCTGCAGTCACCCCGAGCCGAGCGCCACCATCTTGGAAAAAACGCGGATCTCGCGGCCGCGGCGCAAGCCGGGAGGACTGGCTGGGCGGGCCGAGTATCCCGGCAGGCAGCGCGCACCGCCTGGCCCGGCGAGGGCTCCCTGCCTGGACGcaggggcgcggggcggggccggggagcGCGCGGGAGGGCGCCGCGCTCTGCTCCGCCCCAAATCGTCGGCTCCGCCCCCCTCCTGCTTGCCGTCGTCGCAGCGCAAAGGCGGCTGGGAAAGGGAAGTGGCTCGCTGGCTGCTCCTCGCAGTCCCACTAG